The following proteins are co-located in the Purpureocillium takamizusanense chromosome 10, complete sequence genome:
- the SEM1 gene encoding 26S proteasome complex subunit (COG:S~EggNog:ENOG503P7AK) gives MASTDAKPAEDASKAQSETQGQLPAEQQKPTSTALGEDDEFEDFPVDDWPEDQTEAAQQGGNGEAKHLWEESWDDDDTSDDFSQQLKYAPARPRPHLIIPVPLTLALLPAPMRCPSDTRSETPLFPHLPPFSAMHGMMLTLLRFLSAREELKKVDAAKRR, from the exons atggcctcgacggaCGCCAAGCCCGCAGAAGACGCCTCCAAGGCGCAGTCCGAGACGCAAGGCCAGCTCccggccgagcagcagaagcCCACGAGCACCGCCCTcggtgaggacgacgagttTGAAGACTTTCCCGTCGATG ACTGGCCCGAGGACCagaccgaggcggcgcagcagggcggcaacggcgaggccaagcaCCTCTGGGAAGAGAgctgggacgacgacgacacgagcGACGACTTTTCGCAGCAGCTCAAGTAcgcacccgcccgcccgcgccctcatTTGATCATTCCCGTTCCTCTCACTCTGGCACTCCTACCCGCCCCCATGCGCTGTCCTAGCGACACGCGTTCTGAAACCCCTCTATTTCCCCATTTGCCTCCCTTCAGCGCTATGCATGGCATGATGCTGACTTTGTTGCGCTTTCTTTCTGCTAGGGAGGAGCTCAAAAAGGTGGACGCTGCGAAGCGGAGGTGA
- a CDS encoding uncharacterized protein (COG:G~SECRETED:SignalP(1-20~SECRETED:cutsite=SSA-TP~SECRETED:prob=0.4891)~CAZy:GH3~EggNog:ENOG503NZX4), with protein sequence MKFTLFSALALGFLFGASSATPRPPASPSELDLIAGQHVIYSYNTSDPPEELLRLTRAGLVGGVLLYDLHINAGTPAKMGELLAAYRASPARRLLRSKYGRDTSLLIMTNQEGGTIFKPIKDYGPDQTAREVGAAANPRAAGTQAGKEASQALKAYNINVNLAPVMGVYRKPGNFLDFYGRSYGTTAKQVIDAAVPFVKAQRERDILVTIKHFPGLGAAEVEQNTDLAPVTLNVPLKELRTVDTATFAAAIRSGVDMVMPSWAIYPAVDDMPAGLSEKWMKRELRGRFGFRGVTITEAMEAGSIVPYGDIKARAKLAFKAGNDLILASQLNVTEGVEIRQTLVDAVKSGEINRRDFDEATRRIVELRSRAWN encoded by the coding sequence ATGAAATTTACCTTGTtcagcgccctcgccctgggcTTCCTCTTCGgtgccagcagcgccacgccgcgacctccggcgtcgccctcggaGCTCGACCTCATCGCGGGCCAGCACGTCATATACTCGTACAACACGAGCGACCCGCCCGAGGAGCTCCTACGTCTCACGCgcgcgggcctcgtcggcggcgtgctgctcTACGACCTGCACATCAACGCGGGGACGCCAGCCAAGATGggggagctgctggcggcaTACCGCGCTtcgcccgcgcggcggctgctaCGCTCCAAGTACGGGCGCGACACGTCGCTGCTCATCATGACCAACCAGGAGGGGGGCACCATCTTCAAGCCCATCAAGGACTACGGGCCGGACCAGACGGCGCGCGaggtgggcgcggcggcgaacccGCGCGCGGCAGGCACGCAGGCCGGCAAGGAGGCCAGTCAGGCGCTCAAGGCATACAACATCAACGTCAACCTGGCGCCCGTCATGGGCGTGTACCGCAAGCCGGGCAACTTCCTCGACTTTTATGGGCGCTCGTACGGCACCACGGCCAAGCAGgtcatcgacgccgcggtgCCTTTCGTCAAGGCGCAGCGGGAACGCGACATCCTCGTCACCATCAAGCACTTCCCGGggctcggcgcggccgaggtcgagcagaACACGGACCTCGCGCCCGTGACGCTCAACGTGCCGCTCAAGGAGCTCAGGACGGTGGACACGGCCAcgttcgcggcggcgatccggtcgggcgtcgacatggtgatgccgtcgtGGGCCATCTACCCGGCCGTGGACGACATGCCGGCGGGCCTCAGCGAAAAGTGGATGAAGCGGGAGCTGCGCGGGCGTTTCGGATTCCGAGGCGTCACCATCAccgaggccatggaggcggGCTCCATCGTGCCGTACGGCGACATCAAGGCGCGTGCCAAGCTGGCCTTCAAGGCGGGCAACGACCTGATCTTGGCGAGCCAGCTCAACGTGACCGAGGGCGTGGAGATTCGGCagacgctcgtcgacgccgtcaagtcGGGCGAGATTAACCGGCGGGACTTTGACGAGGCAACGCGGAGAATCGTGGAGCTGCGGAGCAGAGCGTGGAATTGA
- a CDS encoding uncharacterized protein (EggNog:ENOG503NWPZ~TransMembrane:4 (i20-42o54-75i133-151o171-192i)~COG:S), translating into MPWELSRRRISRAVNSKFIFGRIPLLHTIIFFIEMALVARLTARFNSYYEERPLMTMMVTNAILGGIADTVAQTITSIRERAVRKPGGVTKDDRFAIEIHELDSKNPFNDRDLIPDSKIGLPPPFDFERLTRFMAYGFCIAPLQFKWFRFLERAFPMTKTSAFGPAMKRVVFDQLIYAPFGVGLFFVAMTVAEGGGRRAVSHKLRDMYVPTLKANYMVWPAVQIVNFRLMPVQFQLVRTP; encoded by the exons ATGCCCTGGGAactgtcgcggcggcgcatctccCGTGCCGTCAACAGCAAGTTCATCTTTGGACGCATT CCGCTGCTCCATaccatcatcttcttcatcgagatggccctcgtcgcccgcctcacgGCGCGCTTCAACAGCTACTATGAGGAGCGACCAC TCATGACCATGATGGTGACCAACGCCATCCTCGGAGGCATCGCCGACACTGTCGCCCAGACCATCACGTCGAtccgcgagcgcgccgtgCGCAAGCCCGGGGGCGTCACCAAGGACGACCGCTTCGCCATCGAGATCCACGAGCTCGACAGCAAGAACCCCTTCAACGACCGCGACCTGATCCCCGACTCCAAGATaggcctgccgccgccgtttgACTTTGAGCGCCTCACGCGCTTCATGGCGTACGGCTTCTGCATCGCGCCGCTGCAGTTCAAGTGGTTCCgcttcctcgagcgcgccttTCCCATGACCAAGACGAGCGCCTTTGGGCCTGCCATGAAGCGCGTCGTCTTTGACCAGCTCATCTACGCGCCCTTTGGCGTGGGGCTCTTTTTTGTCGCCATGACGGTGgctgagggcggcggccggcgcgccgtgAGCCACAAGCTACGCGACATGTACGTGCCGACGCTCAAGGCCAACTACATGGTGTGGCCGGCGGTGCAGATTGTCAACTTTCGCCTCATGCCCGTGCAGTTTCAGCTTGTGAGAACGCCCTGA
- the IML2 gene encoding Mitochondrial outer membrane protein iml2, variant 2 (TransMembrane:1 (o298-317i)~EggNog:ENOG503NXIE~COG:S), with protein MNDDIDGAWAGLKRGDSSFHDLGEAVTFFMRSVLGFEKDVMAQAATKLADCETRAAADHRRALRNHHQHQHQHLQVQDAAAGGRGEGGRGSSQAPRVYAPGTEYDLVRAETQLMGAVVGVLHESLVEAMRSFYKLRKAYLILEGIIAMEAEAVRDGRLTDERGLESGSSSGSEEEFVDAKEKPSGQQTPITGTTTTTTSTAASSSVSFSATTSDPLPAPKETLESNGTLNSSGTLEAKTEALQLVNEPSPTSATPQQQRNGNTANGTTASSSSSTKPSSPSSKGALHARNSTHDPIDVFIHSGANMCFGIILLILSLTPPSFSRVLSIVGFHGDRARGVRMLWRSAAHHNVNGALAGMVLLGYYNGLLGAVDILPDARHDVVDDDDNNDAAPSSSSEAVGPPIARCEALLADLRARYPDSQLWRVEEARLLANERRLADAIALLRRGPESKMKQVAALNNFELAVDAMIAQDWLLMRDTFLRCLEVNDWSPAMYYYMAGCASLELYRDAVHASAAAAAAAQGRGGDDGGETDKDGDESSSARMAEALRQKAKAEEFLRKAPQVGGKKRLMARQLPIETFIQRKLAKWEARAKALGVPLADAVGTSPAMEMCYMWSGHKRMAAADMARGLANLSWARCTAGLGDDSNDDDKMVARIRADKDEMAVWAVSSAALLRSQGKLDEARALLEEHVTAHDR; from the coding sequence ATgaacgacgacatcgacggcgcCTGGGCCGGGCTCAAGCGCGGCGACTCGTCCTTCcacgacctcggcgaggccgtcaccTTCTTCATGCGCTCCGTCCTGGGCTTCGAAAAGGACGTCATGGCCCAGGCTGCCACCAAGCTGGCCGACTGCgagacgcgcgccgccgccgaccaccgccgcgccctgcgcaatcatcaccagcaccagcaccagcacctccAGGTTCaggacgcagcagcaggaggacgaggagaaggaggaagaggcagCTCGCAGGCACCGCGCGTGTACGCCCCCGGCACAGAGtacgacctcgtccgcgccgagacgcagctcatgggcgccgtcgtgggcgtccTGCAcgagagcctcgtcgaggccatgcGCAGCTTCTACAAGCTCCGCAAGGCGTACCTGatcctcgagggcatcatcgccatggagGCCGAAGCCGTGCGTGACGGCCGCTTGACTGATGAGCGGGGCCTCgagagcggcagcagcagcggatCTGAAGAGGAGTTTGTCGATGCCAAGGAGAAGCCCTCGGGGCAGCAGACGCCCATTaccgggacgacgacgacgacgacatcaacagcggcatcatcatcagtgTCATTCTCCGCCACGACATCCGATCCGCTCCCGGCGCCCAAGGAGACGCTCGAGTCCAACGGGACGCTCAACTCCAGTGGCacgctcgaggccaagacggaggcgctgcagctcgtgaACGAGCCATCACCGACATCAGCAACGCCGCAGCAACAACGGAACGGCAACACAGCCAACGGCACCActgcctcctcttcctcgtcgacaaagccgtcgtcgccatccagCAAGGGCGCGCTGCACGCCCGAAACAGCACCCACGACCCCATCGACGTCTTCATCCACTCAGGCGCCAACATGTGCTTCggcatcatcctcctcatcctcagcCTCACCCCGCCGTCCTTCTCGCGCGTCCTCTCCATCGTCGGCTTCCACGGcgaccgcgcgcgcggcgtgcgcATGCTCTGGCGCTCGGCCGCGCACCACAACGTCaacggcgccctcgccggcatggTCCTGCTGGGCTACTACAATGGcttgctcggcgccgtcgacattCTCCCCGACGCGCggcacgacgtcgtcgacgacgacgacaataATGACGCcgcaccatcatcatcatcagagGCCGTTGGCCCACCCATTGCCCGCTGcgaggccctcctcgccgacctgcgcgcccgctACCCGGACTCGCAGCTGTggcgcgtcgaggaggcccgcctgctcgccaacgagcgccgcctcgccgacgccatcgccctcctgcgccgcggACCCGAGTCCAAGATGAAGcaagtcgccgccctcaacaactttgagctcgccgtcgacgccatgatCGCACAGGACTGGCTTCTGATGCGCGACACCTTTCTGCGCTGCCTCGAGGTCAACGACTGGAGCCCCGCCATGTACTACTACATGGCCGGCTGCGCGTCCCTCGAGCTGTACCGCGATGCCGTACACGCttctgctgccgctgctgctgccgcccagggccgtggtggtgatgacggcggggaaaccgacaaggacggcgacgagtcATCAAGCGCCCgcatggccgaggcgctcaGGCAAAAGGCCAAAGCCGAAGAGTTCCTCCGCAAGGCCCCACAGGTaggcggcaagaagcgccTCATGGCCCGGCAGCTGCCCATCGAGACCTTCATCCAgcgcaagctggccaagtgggaggcgcgggccaaggcgctgggcgtgccgctggccgacgccgtgggcACGAGCCCAGCCATGGAGATGTGCTACATGTGGAGCGGCCACAagcgcatggccgccgcagACATGGCTCGTGGATTGGCCAACCTGTCGTGGGCGCGGTGcacggccggcctcggcgacgacagcaacgaTGATGACAAGATGGTGGCGCGCATccgcgccgacaaggacgagatGGCCGTGTGGGCGGTGAGCtcggcc
- a CDS encoding uncharacterized protein (COG:S~EggNog:ENOG503Q4JR) yields MAGHTSHDLPPTFKALQVTSADAPLTVTDLPTPTPTAGTVLMRPLFSPIIAYADEIFANGNPRGYPYPSPMVPGTNAVGRIAATAPDTPRLKPGTLVYTSGVLRGRDSTSANSTPVLHGLFMGFAPEGQALMQGEWRDGTWAELVKLPAENVHVLNEDILIKKLGYRVEDLSYLSTLAVPHGGLSDAGLRTGETVLIAPATGSFGSAAVQVALAMGAGKVIVMGRSQEKLDKVVEGAGARAVGVVITGDVDADAAALTAHGPIDIYFDISPQVASAGPDTFSHIKSGIAALRPGGRMSMMGGILGDVQVPYSLIMGKGLTLRGTFMYTREQMDSLIRLVETGMLSLGEKAGVQSTGKYTLGEWEAAFKAAAREAGPGKSTSFVPNTE; encoded by the coding sequence ATGGCTGGCCACACCTCTCATGACCTGCCTCCCACGTTCAAGGCCCTACAGGTCAcctccgccgacgcgccgctcACCGTGACGGACCTACCCACGCCGACCCCCACGGCCGGCACCGTCCTCATGCGCCCGCTCTTCTCCCCCATCATTGCCTACGCCGACGAGATCTtcgccaacggcaacccGCGCGGCTACCCCTACCCGTCGCCCATGGTGCCTGGTACCAACGCCGTGGGCCGCATCGCGGCGACCGCACCGGACACGCCGCGCCTGAAGCCCGGAACGCTCGTCTACACGAGCGGCGTGCTGCGCGGCCGGgacagcaccagcgccaacTCGACGCCCGTGCTGCACGGCCTCTTCATGGGCTTCGCGCCCGAGGGCCAGGCGCTCATGCAGGGCGAGTGGCGCGACGGCACGTGGGCTGAGCTCGTCAAGCTGCCTGCCGAGAACGTGCACGTCCTGAACGAGGACATTTTGATCAAGAAGCTTGGATACCGGGTTGAGGACCTTTCGTACTTGAGTACCCTGGCGGTGCCGCATGGCGGTCTCAGCGACGCGGGGCTGCGGACGGGCGAGACTGTGCTGATCGCGCCAGCGACGGGGAGCTTCGGCAGCGCAGCGGTGCAGGTCGCGCTGGCCATGGGCGCGGGCAAGGTGATTGTCATGGGCCGGAGccaggagaagctcgacaaggtcgTGGAGGGAgccggcgcgcgggccgtcggcgtcgtcatcacgggcgacgtcgacgccgatgccgcggcgctgACTGCCCACGGGCCCATCGACATCTACTTTGACATTTCTCCACAGGTGGCGTCCGCGGGGCCAGATACCTTTTCGCACATCAAGTCGggcatcgcggcgctgcggcccggcggcaggATGAGCATGATGGGCGGCATTCTCGGCGACGTGCAGGTGCCGTACTCGCTCATCATGGGCAAGGGGCTGACGCTGAGGGGCACGTTTATGTACACGCGGGAACAGATGGACTCGTTGATCCGCCTGGTCGAGACGGGCATGTTGTCCCTGGGGGAGAAGGCCGGGGTGCAGTCGACGGGCAAGTATACGCTGGGGGAGTGGGAGGCGGCCTTTAAAGCGGCAGCACGGGAGGCAGGGCCGGGCAAGTCGACGTCTTTTGTGCCCAACACGGAGTGA
- the PGK1 gene encoding Phosphoglycerate kinase (BUSCO:EOG09262F22~EggNog:ENOG503NVNN~COG:G), whose protein sequence is MSLSNKLNITDVDLKGKRVLIRVDFNVPLDENKKVTNPQRIVGAVPTIKYAIDHGAKAVVLMSHLGRPNGEANPKYSLKPVVPELEKLLDGKTVTFAPDCVGPEVEALVSKADGGAVVLLENLRFHIEEEGSAKDKDGNKTKADKAKVEEFRKGLTALGDVYINDAFGTAHRAHSSMVGVDLPQKAAGFLMKKELDYFAKALESPQRPFLAILGGAKVSDKIQLIDNLLDKVNTLIICGGMAFTFKKELDGMAIGNSLFDEAGAKTVPDLMKKAKDKGVKVVLPVDYITADKFAKDAKTGKASDEDGIPEGWMGLDCGDKSVELYKEAIADAKTILWNGPAGVFEFPNFAHGTKATLDAVVDGCQKDGKIVIIGGGDTATVAANYGVEDKLSHVSTGGGASLELLEGKALPGVVALSSK, encoded by the exons atgtcgcTCTCCAACAAGCTCAACATTACCGATGTCGACCTCAAGGGCAAGAGGGTCCTGATTCGG GTCGACTTCAACGTGCCTCTCGACGAGAACAAAAAGGTCACCAACCCGCAGCGCattgtcggcgccgtgcccacCATCAAGTATGCCAtcgaccacggcgccaaggccgtcgTGCTCATGTCGCACCTGGGCCGCCccaacggcgaggccaaCCCCAAGTACTCGCTCAAGCCCGTCGTCCCCgagctcgagaagctgctcgacggcaagacggtcaCCTTTGCCCCCGACTGCGTCGGccccgaggtcgaggccctcgtcagcaaggccgacggcggcgccgtcgtttTGCTCGAGAACCTGCGCTTCCacatcgaggaggagggcagcgccaaggacaaggacggcaacaAGACAAaggccgacaaggccaaggtcgaAGAATTCCGCAAGGGCCTGacggccctcggcgacgtctaCATCA ATGATGCCTTTGGCACCGCCCACCGCGCGCACTCGTCCatggtcggcgtcgacctaCCCCAAAAggccgccggcttcctcaTGAAGAAGGAGCTCGACTACttcgccaaggcgctcgagtcGCCGCAGCGTCCCTTCCTGGCcatcctgggcggcgccaaggtCTCGGACAAGATCCAGCTCATCGACAACCTGCTCGACAAGGTCAACACGCTCATCAtctgcggcggcatggctTTCACCTTCAAgaaggagctcgacggcatggCCATTGGCAACTCGCTGTTCGATGAAGCCGGCGCCAAGACGGTGCCCGACCTGATgaagaaggccaaggacaagggcgtCAAGGTGGTGCTCCCGGTCGACTACATCACGGCCGACAAGTtcgccaaggacgccaagacgggcaaggcctcggacgaggacggcatccCCGAGGGCTGGATGGGCCTCGACTGCGGTGACAAGTCGGTCGAGCTGTACAAggaggccattgccgacgccAAAACCATTCTGTGGAACGGCCCCGCCGGCGTCTTCGAGTTCCCCAACTTTGCCCACGGCACAAAGGccacgctcgacgccgtcgtcgatggctgCCAAAAGGACGGCAAGATTGTCAtcattggcggcggcgacaccgccaccgtcgcggccaactacggcgtcgaggacaagcTCAGCCACGTctccacgggcggcggcgccagcctcgagctgctcgagggcaaggcccTGCCCGGCGTGGTTGCCCTGTCGAGTAAGTAG
- a CDS encoding uncharacterized protein (SECRETED:SignalP(1-18~SECRETED:cutsite=ALA-AP~SECRETED:prob=0.8812)), with translation MRLQLAAAAALLGPLALAAPFPARVAELDQRDSLQPVTNNQKPTTTVTNSVQPVTSDPNTPTTSNPQPTTANPKPTTADPNKPTTSAAAPPKPDATTSKVEGVQPVTSDPKPTGTATTKPDATLQPVTSNPKPTGTATTKKHDGTLPPCHGPKHTTSTTKPDAATSKVESLQPVTSNPKPTGTATNKPDATLQPVTSDPKPTGTATTKPDATLQPVTSNPKPTGTVTNKPDATTSKVEGVQPVTSNPKPTGTATNKPDATLQPVTSHPQPTGTAAPKKPDATTYLGTHTAVPTNSAPPPPPIQPLNIWQVKCKEDANTAICHAPYGYCHMGMYYIQLESNPPHGIECYNKCGCVKY, from the coding sequence ATGCGTCTCcaactcgccgccgccgccgccctcttgggccccctcgccctggccgctCCGTTCCCGGCACGTGTAGCGGAGCTGGACCAGCGAGACAGCCTGCAGCCCGTCACGAACAACCAaaagcccaccaccaccgtgACAAACAGCGTGCAGCCCGTCACCTCGGATCCTAATACGCCTACCACCTCGAACCCTCAGCCTACCACTGCGAACCCTAAGCCTACCACCGCGGACCCTAACAAACCTaccacctcggcggcggccccgccgaAGCCCGATGCCACCACGTCCAAGGTTGAGGGCGTGCAGCCTGTTACCTCAGACCCCAAGCCTACAGGCACGGCCACAACCAAGCCTGATGCCACCCTTCAACCCGTCACCTCCAACCCCAAGCCTACAGGGACGGCGACAACAAAGAAGCACGATGGCACGCTGCCGCCATGCCATGGACCCAAGCAcacaacctcgacgacgaagcccgATGCGGCGACGTCCAAGGTCGAGAGCCTGCAACCTGTTACCTCAAACCCCAAGCCTACAGGCACGGCTACAAACAAGCCCGATGCCACTCTTCAGCCCGTCACCTCAGACCCCAAGCCCACCGGCACGGCCACAACTAAGCCCGATGCCACCCTTCAGCCCGTAACGTCCAACCCTAAGCCCACCGGCACGGTCACAAACAAGCCTGATGCAACGACTTCCAaggtcgagggcgtgcaGCCCGTCACCTCAAACCCCAAGCCTACCGGCACGGCCACAAACAAGCCCGATGCCACCCTTCAGCCCGTCACTTCACACCCCCAGCCCaccggcacggcggccccgaAGAAGCCCGATGCCACGACATACTTGGGCACGCACACGGCCGTTCCCACAAACtcggcgcccccgccgcctccgatcCAGCCGCTCAACATCTGGCAGGTCAAGTGCAAGGAGGATGCGAACACGGCGATCTGCCATGCGCCCTACGGCTACTGCCACATGGGCATGTACTACATCCAGCTGGAGAGCAACCCGCCGCACGGCATCGAGTGCTACAACAAGTGCGGTTGCGTCAAGTATTAA